Proteins from a single region of Megalopta genalis isolate 19385.01 chromosome 3, iyMegGena1_principal, whole genome shotgun sequence:
- the Pcf11 gene encoding pcf11 cleavage and polyadenylation factor subunit isoform X4 yields the protein MTSTKSKEIADEYISSLSDLTINSKPLINMLTMLAEDNIEHAPAIVQAVENHLQKVRSDIKLPVLYLIDSIVKNVNGAYLNLFTQNIVNTFCGVFEKVDENTRASMWKLRQTWNDVFPAKKLFSLDVRVQSIDPAWPITASPTNVSSGSIHPQQSTTSIVSQPIVAPVKMPPGDPVTPTEAAMREQLLKKQRELLELQKKKIELELLQAKANLEQQQRQLDKQAGNLKAELVAATTQVTPSVDTTTQGKSVALPVPPQPPKPAAKQFPAATASLLKNAGTNNGPRIAPASSIAVASAKPVSRDPRLKTTPAQDVAVSSVDPRQRISTPTQKDTRGEGQTQLAANSNTVLSDQLKQQLLSKQAVTSTINKSPTNLAGSDTATINASNNNNANTNLNNNNNKNFSGNANKDAVSHRTSQKKDPRLSSNSSGNLNSNSSKGSQILSEIISSSATLPVSCRGSGSSDSKTKDSKGSNSRSSSSSVIDKSSTSSKSSHRKIINKSRSKQPQTSPNKIPKIDRDVSPVRSKSREKDSGDSSPSSRTSPQSFQTSKNRKKNTKSRKRSPSPPYRIPRRNDLKSNSSVSSSGGVTEEEQSGSLIVSPPHPPAFKEIRPNARQRNYVRRNKDGSLSPEQSPANAGNAQTAAEPTLESSSKDEDLRATLPLAGATASVSEKKEDLDLRVLPPPVNTNKRQNTEHMEPAITKKTKTEKFDALFGNEDVDLRTLTHPKAGRPPTPPPPVISGEDGKDGWAKLKTPSKNDRDKQANNADDKRDSRDRNRDRLGRLRLYNKLPDDPKERRRTLSNEDQDNRPGRRGRENDKPERNEDRNIEIIMKQAAEQLNQGSITKTQYNTLIQEVLHMSEDRKLRAAQRKEKEVGSIVWEKGVNLDIASSGDRASTFSPSSDKEVMRSKDHPLPRNTNGPRWQTQPWQQPGPWAHPPGPAYGPQGHFNSDFRPVGPWQNPRHFGPMRPDYQYHGGFNHNLGPNPRLGPGIMGPMGPNGPLMSNLLPNGPIGPIGMPNPPISLSGINGPGMMMNNGPISNLISNPSITSLATRNVSPSSTSKFDLEDSDQNYSSAMAKNSNPHSRELPPPDPKLLDDIARDTMKSINIDNIPREIRYYGQTGVVFMNWDDPREIGFQDGIRRILIDDKDTVTCAFNDQYKEFMYEGEVHRIKLGAPTRELYVDDRWYECYFGGMPITIDLGGKKVSIKLEGPPPQVKIGTVKRTALVVAKINLIINARNMVPVFLDSKPQIFEIEGKPHTLEFIDSLQTVLLNGRPFKVEFGGLPKPIIVRDKKHFIRFSVLPRGVRPGYVKIAGMRGEEPIESPPTPPPVLAQKPKVDATTAPAQFSTVEPESTSQDGSDLRSTPKPDLQLDMLSSVLPSAMAPASGLSYQAEPAENPPAAAPALSLPLNMNELFQRLVETGIVPNLTEQKKQEEEEKKEPEIMPVSFDKPETLKVKQPAISAALYSGMQCSSCGARFAPELATRYSHHLDWHFRQNRRERDSARKAHSRPWYYDVSDWIQFEEIEDLEDRAQSWFETEKQTADTEGIAAEESPQEALQPSVPTGSDEDSRCQVCHDAFEQFYNEEKEEWHLRPAINFEGKNYHPLCLEDYKEKSLVRALEKSALALEETIEEMEDEKKESSDETLAEETKTEESNAETMNVENETTEALDEAIEEIVQEESSEAIHKEDEEEEAEVEGTMDIEQNDKVEEEQESQNNNEESVDAENVDKDVVPTTETEECQPETIANSFENIKIKEEPIDEPEEQLEEEQFDYAGVDFSNVEVKEEPTDPEPDPEENIIAERASVDTTYAAVKSSIDGNVELDSTPAAIPAAPSRIKINITKPLCINKEPEESKEKEKPVVETPVEEVTEPLVPASVKPALQGRKLSNLPPVERGQELSGLCSIM from the exons ATGACGTCAACAAAGTCTAAGGAGATAGCGGATGAGTATATCTCATCGTTGTCCGACCTTACGATCAATAGCAAGCCATTAATTAATATGCTTACTATGCTGGCAGAGGATAATATTGAACATGCACCAGCAATTGTGCAAGCGGTTGAGAATCATCTGCAAAAG GTGAGAAGTGACATCAAATTACCTGTTCTATATTTGATCGATTCGATTGTGAAGAATGTAAACGGAGCATATTTAAATCTCTTCACACAAAATATTGTGAACACATTTTGTGGAGTATTCGAGAAG GTGGACGAAAACACACGAGCCAGCATGTGGAAGTTGAGACAAACGTGGAACGACGTTTTCCCTGCGAAGAAGTTGTTTTCCTTGGACGTACGGGTGCAAAGTATTGATCCTGCCTGGCCAATCACTGCCTCCCCTACCAACGTTTCTTCGGGATCTATTCAC cCTCAACAATCTACAACCTCGATCGTATCTCAACCAATTGTAGCACCTGTTAAGATGCCTCCGGGTGATCCTGTAACGCCGACAGAAGCTGCAATGCGAGAACAGTTACTAAAGAAACAAcgagaattattagaattacaGAAGAAAAAAATTGAATTAGAATTACTTCAGGCTAAAGCTAATTTGGAACAACAGCAACGGCAGCTGGATAAACAGGCAGGAAATTTGAAAGCCGAATTG GTCGCGGCTACGACTCAAGTTACACCCAGCGTGGATACTACAACGCAAGGAAAATCTGTTGCACTACCTGTGCCACCTCAACCACCAAAACCAGCAGCAAAACAA TTTCCAGCAGCAACTGCTTCGCTCTTGAAAAATGCGGGTACGAACAATGGTCCACGAATAGCGCCGGCTAGTAGTATAGCAGTAGCATCAGCTAAGCCTGTGTCTCGTGATCCAAGATTAAAAACTACACCAGCTCAAGATGTAGCAGTATCAAGCGTGGATCCACGGCAGCGAATAAGTACACCAACACAAAAGGATACGCGGGGTGAAGGCCAAACGCAGCTAGCGGCAAATTCAAACACTGTACTTTCAGATCAATTAAAACAGCAGTTACTTTCGAAACAGGCTGTGACTAGCACTATCAACAAGTCTCCAACAAATCTTGCCGGCTCCGATACTGCGACGATAAACgctagtaataacaataatgctAATACGAAcctcaacaataataacaataaaaatttcaGTGGTAACGCAAATAAAGATGCTGTGTCGCATCGAACAAGTCAAAAGAAAGACCCTCGATTGTCTAGTAATAGTAGTGGTAACCTAAACAGTAATAGTTCCAAAGGTTCTCAGATTCTGTCTGAGATAATTAGTAGTTCGGCGACGTTGCCCGTCAGCTGTAGAGGAAGTGGGAGCAGCGATTCTAAGACGAAAGACTCGAAGGGCTCCAACTCACGGAGCTCTTCGTCGTCGGTGATCGACAAATCTTCCACTTCCTCCAAATCTTCGCATAggaaaataattaacaagtcgCGATCTAAGCAACCTCAGACATCTCCGAATAAGATACCGAAAATCGACAGAGACGTAAGTCCTGTTAGGTCGAAATCTCGTGAAAAGGACAGTGGAGACAGTTCACCATCCTCGCGTACCTCTCCTCAATCCTTTCAAACTTCTAAAAATCGGAAGAAGAACACCAAATCGAGAAAGCGCAGTCCAAGCCCTCCATATAGAATTCCCAGGCGTAACGATTTAAAATCGAATTCAAGTGTAAGCAGTTCCGGCGGTGTTACTGAGGAGGAGCAATCTGGTTCGCTGATAGTCTCTCCTCCTCATCCACCCGCGTTCAAAGAAATTCGTCCAAACGCTAGACAAAGAAATTACGTAAGGCGAAACAAGGACGGCAGTCTTAGCCCCGAGCAGTCTCCAGCAAATGCTGGAAACGCTCAGACCGCTGCGGAACCAACTTTGGAGTCATCCAGCAAAGACGAAGACTTGAGAGCAACGCTACCTCTTGCAGGTGCAACTGCTTCCGTGTCAGAAAAGA AAGAAGACTTAGATTTACGCGTGTTGCCGCCGCCGGTTAATACCAATAAAAGGCAAAATACTGAACACATGGAACCAGCTATAACTAAGAAAACGAAGACCGAAAAATTTGACGC ACTATTTGGGAACGAAGATGTTGATCTGCGAACTCTAACTCATCCTAAAGCTGGACGACCGCCGACACCACCTCCACCAGTGATATCCGGTGAAGATGGCAAAGATGGTTGGGCAAAGTTGAAGACACCATCAAAGAACGACAGGGATAAACAAGCCAATAATGCCGATGACAAAAGGGATAGTAGAGACCGTAACAGAGACAGATTGGGAAGACTTAGGCTTTACAATAAGCTGCCGGACGATCCTAAAGAGAGAAGAAGAACGTTGTCTAATGAAGATCAAGATAATAGGCCCGGACGAAGAGGTCGAGAGAATGACAAACCGGAGAGAAATGAAGACAGAAATATTGAGATAATAATGAAACAAGCCGCTGAACAGTTGAATCAAGGCTCTATTACTAAAACACAATACAATACCCTGATTCAAGAAGTTTTACATATGAGCGAGGACCGCAAATTGAGAGCTGCGCAACGCAAAGAGAAAGAAGTAGGTTCAATAGTCTGGGAGAAGGGTGTAAATTTGGATATAGCTAGTTCTGGTGATCGTGCATCAACCTTCAGTCCTTCGAGCGATAAAGAAGTGATGAGGAGTAAAGATCATCCGCTTCCACGGAACACGAATGGGCCGAGGTGGCAAACTCAACCATGGCAACAACCAGGACCGTGGGCACATCCACCAGGTCCAGCCTATGGTCCTCAAGGACACTTTAATTCAGACTTTAGACCTGTTGGCCCCTGGCAAAATCCAAGACATTTTGGGCCAATGCGTCCAGATTATCAATACCACGGTGGTTTTAATCATAATCTCGGCCCGAATCCCCGTTTGGGACCTGGAATCATGGGACCTATGGGACCAAACGGGCCTCTCATGTCGAATCTTTTACCTAACGGTCCAATCGGTCCGATAGGCATGCCTAATCCGCCCATATCACTGTCAGGCATAAACGGACCCGGCATGATGATGAACAATGGACCAATATCGAATCTTATCTCGAATCCAAGCATAACTTCTTTAGCTACGAGGAACGTATCACCAAGTTCGACTTCGAAGTTCGATCTTGAAGACAGCGATCAAAATTATTCAAGTGCAATGGCGAAGAATTCGAATCCTCACAGCCGCGAATTACCACCGCCGGATCCAAAATTGTTGGATGACATTGCAAGGGATACCATGAAATCTATAAACATCGATAATATACCTCGTGAAATTAGATATTATGGACAGACCGGGGTAGTTTTCATGAACTGGGATGATCCGCGGGAGATTGGATTCCAGGACGGCATAAGACGTATTTTAATCGACGACAAAGACACTGTAACTTGCGCATTTAACGATCAATACAAAGAGTTCATGTACGAAGGCGAAGTTCATAG AATTAAATTAGGCGCGCCCACGAGAGAATTGTACGTCGATGACCGCTGGTACGAATGTTATTTCGGTGGTATGCCTATAACGATAGATCTGGGCGGTAAGAAAGTCAGTATCAAACTTGAAGGACCGCCGCCGCAAGTCAAGATTGGTACTGTAAAGAGAACCGCCTTGGTAGTCGCCAAGATTAATCTCATCATTAATGCCAGGAACATGGTGCCCGTCTTTTTGGACTCGAAACCACAaat ATTTGAAATCGAAGGAAAGCCTCATACACTTGAATTTATAGACTCGCTGCAAACAGTTCTTTTGAATGGACGTCCGTTCAAAGTTGAGTTCGGAGGACTGCCGAAGCCTATTATTGTTAGGGACAAGAAGCATTTTATAAGATTTTCGGTGTTGCCAAGAGGGGTTCGGCCTGGTTACGTTAAAATAGCCGGCATGCGAGGCGAGGAACCGATCGAATCGCCACCTACGCCGCCTCCAGTCTTGGCGCAGAAACCAAAAGTGGATGCAACTACTGCACCAGCACAATTCTCTACCGTCGAACCGGAATCTACCTCGCAGGACGGCTCTGATCTTCGATCTACTCCTAAACCGG ATTTACAGTTGGATATGTTATCTTCGGTTTTACCATCCGCAATGGCGCCAGCGTCTGGTTTGTCTTATCAAGCGGAACCAGCGGAAAATCCACCAGCCGCCGCTCCAGCATTATCGTTACCATTGAATATGAACGAGCTGTTCCAAAGACTGGTTGAAACGGGTATTGTACCAAATCTCACCGAGCAAAAGAAacaagaagaggaagaaaaGAAGGAACCGGAAATTATGCCTGTCTCGTTCGACAAGCCTGAGACGCTGAAAGT TAAGCAACCGGCGATCTCGGCAGCACTATACAGCGGCATGCAGTGTAGCTCTTGCGGTGCTAGATTCGCGCCGGAATTGGCTACCCGGTACAGCCATCATTTGGATTGGCATTTCAGACAAAATAGACGGGAAAGAGATTCAGCCAGGAAAGCTCATTCGCGGCCATGGTATTATGATGTTAGCGACTGGATACAGTTCGAGGAGATTGAAGACTTGGAAGACAGAG CACAAAGTTGGTTCGAAACGGAAAAGCAAACTGCGGATACAGAAGGTATTGCAGCAGAAGAGTCCCCGCAGGAAGCATTGCAACCTAGTGTTCCTACTGGATCCGACGAGGATTCCAGATGTCAAGTGTGCCATGATGCATTTGAACAGTTTTACaacgaagaaaaagaagagtGGCATTTAAGACCAGCGATTAATTTCGAAGGAAAAAATTACCATCCGCTGTGTCTAGAAGACTACAAG GAAAAGAGTCTTGTG AGAGCTTTGGAAAAGTCTGCGCTAGCGCTTGAGGAGACCATCGAAGAAATGGAGgacgaaaagaaagaaagttcCGATGAAACACTCGCGGAAGAAACTAAGACTGAAGAATCAAATGCAGAAACGATGAATGTCGAAAATGAAACAACAGAAGCACTTGACGAAGCGATAGAAGAGATCGTTCAAGAAGAGTCTTCTGAAGCTATTCataaagaagacgaagaagaagaagcagaggTTGAAGGCACGATGGACATAGAGCAGAACGATAAAGTAGAAGAAGAGCAAGAATCACAAAATAATAACGAGGAATCTGTTGACGCTGAAAACGTGGATAAAGACGTTGTACCGACGACTGAAACAGAAGAATGTCAACCAGAAACTATTGCCAATTcctttgaaaatattaaaattaaggaAGAGCCGATCGATGAACCCGAAGAGCAATTGGAAGAAGAGCAATTCGACTATGCAGGAGTTGATTTCAGCAACGTGGAAGTAAAAGAAGAACCTACTGATCCAGAACCAG ATCCAGAAGAGAACATAATTGCTGAGCGTGCATCGGTGGACACAACGTACGCTGCTGTGAAAAGTTCCATAGACGGAAACGTTGAATTAGATTCTACGCCTGCGGCAATTCCAGCGGCACCATCTCGAATAAAAATCAACATTACGAAGCCGTTGTGTATCAACAAAGAGCCGGAAGAatcgaaagagaaagagaagccTGTAGTCGAAACACCCGTTGAAGAAGTAACGGAACCTTTGGTGCCTGCCTCCGTGAAACCTGCTTTGCAAGGTagaaaattgtccaatttaCCACCCGTGGAAAGAGGGCAAGAGTTATCGGGACTCTGCTCGATTATGTAA